gaccgtaccaccctctggagagccttgcgtttgagggcggtgcagttgccataccaggcggtgatacagcccgacaggatgctctcaattgtgcatctgttaaggttgtgagggttttaggtgccaagccaaatttcttcagcttcctgaggttgaagaggcactgttgcgccttcttcaccacactgactgtgtgggtggaccatttcagtttgtccgtgatgtgtacgccgaggaatttAAAACTTAAAAAATGCATGCAGATGAAAGAAGGAGAGACCGTTAGTACCAATAGACATTGCAGGCGAAGCTAAAGGGAGAAGTATaggaggagggaggtgaaggTTAGCTTTACCTGCTGAAATTATGCTACATTAGGAAAATTGCATGGCTCATTTTTGTTTGTGTTAAATGCAGTATGACATAGTATTTAAGCTGTAATATAATttagtatatatatttatgttaccTTGTACACAAGTGGTAAAAGATTCATTTATAGTTTCTAGGCCAGACACTGAACAATAGTGACATAAATTACTAATGAGATCGGTTGATGATTAGGTGTACCACCAGTGATGATAAATAGGTTTGTTAAGGTCACAGTTGGAGAGACTGAACATATAGTCTCTGAGGCAGAACATTTTAGATGTGAGAATAACATTTTGTGACAGATTTAACAACTAAAATGGTATATTCTAAATTGAGGAGCATTGTATTTTGTGAGAAATACACATGTTTTTGATTACCAAAAATCTCCTCTTACCATGAATTCTGCTTTCTCCCCCAAGCATCATCATTTATCCAACCTTTCCCATTCAGTAATACAGTACAAGGTCTGCATCCTCAACAGTCTTGATTTTCAATGACCTGTTGGCAAACTGTGCCTCGAAACGAAGATTGTGTTGGTGACCAAAGATTACAGGTTATCTCGTAATGGTAAGAGATATCACAGGGGAAAATGGCAGTATCTCCAAGCTGGACCTTTCGAAACACAGACTCCTCCACAGACTGCCGTAGCTTGACGATGAACACCGTTTGATAGATAGAACATTGCCTAATGTGTTGTAATCTATTACAATCAAATGAAAAAACATGTGTATAATCAAATCAGGCTATTCATCAAGAAGACCCTCTGAAAATCCAATACATTTTACTCACAAATCATCAAGATAAACCAAAGAGATGCCATTCTCTGTGTGCTATTACAAGCAGAATACAGGTCACAGGTTACAAGTTACAGTCTGACAATGGACAGTTTCATGTTCACTGGTAAAACCTCTAGTTCCGTGAAAGTTCCACTTCCTTTCAGATGTAgaccacttttttttaaagtgttaTCAGCTCAACTTAGCTTTACCATTTGCAAACCTTTAGTGTCATACTTTAAAACAcgattataaaaaataaaataaaaaaacatgattttcttTATAAAAAATTGCCTCTAAGCCTCCTAAAACCCAACAAAAAGCTTTGTCATACGTGGTAGCATGcatagtgtgatggtttggtgTTGGTAAGGTGTTGTACTCTCATAGGAGAAACAACAGTTGCTTCTGAGCTGGTGTGTTTCAGACAGGTATTGCAGGAAGCTGCGCCCACAGAGGTGTGTAGGTTGTAGGCCTAAgtgacctttctctctctcacttctgttAACCCTGGAAACGAAACCACCCAAAGAGCTACTGCCTTTGATTGATACAGACAAAGCCAGAGACAATGACGAAATCAAAGATTGCTTGTTACTTTCCAAATAGACCAGGTAGTGTTGCTTTTTTATCAGTTTGATAAAATAGTTGAATTGTCTCCAAAGTTTCAATAGATGTAAATATAATTGTAATCCTTATAATAACAAAATCCTGGCAATATATTTCCTgtgtagtgcactccttttgaccagagccctatgggtgctCTACAATATGGTGTCAGGGCCGCATACACAATGGCCATGACCTCGTTACTGAAACTGGGATAAAGCCAGTTGGTGGAGAGACCACAATGTCCCTGAGCCCTGAACAGCTTCTGTTCAGCTGGAATGCAATTTTTCCCCAATGGGAATTGCCTTTCTGACCCATGTCTGCACTTGTCAAAATGCCCATGTCCACTTTTATATAAACTTTTTTTCACGTACGTCACTTGCTCTATTTGTGATTGTATAttgtttgttctgttctgttttgtttataataaaataaaataaagcagTGCCATAAATTGATCTACCGCTATAAAATAAAATAGCAGCCAATCGAAAGTATTTTACTGATGACGTAGCTAAAAAAGGTCAACGTTCAATCACACACGCCAAGAGAAACAAACAACGGAACATCAACAAAGACCAGAGAGAGGTGACAGAAAATCGAATTTCTTATTTACGACTACAGTTTAGGTCCAACGATACTTGTGGGAGCGACACAGCAAGACAAGTGGAATCAGCCACTTATAAGCTCACTGACTCAGTGGTCACGACGAATGCAGCTGAGAGTGAAGGTATGAGGCGAGGTGAACGGTAACTTACCACCTACGAGTAGTCGTAATCAGCTAACGTTAGTTGTCAAACCAGCTCTCAAACCGATGTGATCACGACCCGTTATATATTATTACATTGATATAGTCAGTTCAGTCATTTTAACTAGCATAAGTGacacaacaaacttgattttCTATTTTCTTTCAACATTCCCAGAATCCGAGCTTAGTTTCACACGAGCTGGCTAGCTTTTGGACTCTGGTTCTCTCGAATCCGGCCGATATAACTCAACTCTTGAGATTTAAGATGGAGGTGTGTGGGCGGACTGGAGCCCAGACATCACATAAAAtgaagttttttgttttttttaaatcaccaacTACTGCTTTCAGTAGGACTATTCTGTACCAGGGTGCGGAAATCAGTAGCTAGTTTTTGATAACGTCGTTTGTATGTGACGTCGGAGCTCCAGTCCCCGCATACTAGTCACCGCTCAACTCTACCGTAAATCGTTGAGTTTAGTCGGCTATCTCCAACCATGCCTGTTGGACGACGCTCGACAGCATTAGCTAGCGTATATTGCCTTCCCTGCCAGCGGGCCCAGTAAGAAATGTTCCCTTTTACGTAAACTTCACCCATGAGTCCGATTAGCCTGCCTCTAGATCCCATCTAGGTTAACGTTAGATTACGCCCGCTTCTTGTCCAGCTTTGACAGTATAATTTAGCTGCTTAGTGTTTGCACCTGTCAGGCATAGCTAACTAGATAGTAACAACAACAAATGCGTGTTTTCACATTGCTAGCTCTCGGGGCCGTTGTGTTTTTAATCACATCACATCACGCATAGCTAAGCTATAACTGTAATTTCTTCCGCAGGATGGCAGGTGTTTTCGATATTGACTTGGAGTCGGACGACCTTAGCGATGCAGAGGTGGGGGATTTGAGgacactttttgttgttgttaaattAGGAAAACCCCTAACTAACTTGTTATTAGAGTGTCAGATCAAGGCTGTGTTCAATGTAGTGACGAAAAAGCCCAGACAATTGCAGCTAGTATAAACAGAGCATATAAACTATGAAGAATGTTCCCCAAAATAAAAGATGCATGCATGATCTGTGATATTACATAATGCCATGTTCAGTCTATCAGCAGTGGCCCTTCACCTGTCTACAGTGAATTAACTTTGACATCCTCTCTTCGATCCCCCTTGTGTTCTGTAGGATGACATTTGTGACTTCACCGTAGCAGAGACAGACCCGTAAGTGGAACAATGAACTTAGTCACTTGTCCATCATTTCATGCTTGAGCCTATATCTTTTACTGAATCATATAAACTCACCCTCACTCATTCCCTTTCTTCCtaactctctctcatcccctctcttagTGTTCAAACAGAAGAGATAGAGCTGACCAGTGCCATTGtcaacagagacagtgagaggatcGGACCAGACAGCTTTGAGCTGCTAAGTGTGCTGGGCAAGGGGGGCTatggcaaggtgtgtgtgtgtgtgcccgcgcccctcagtcaatcaatcagtgcGTTTCTAAGAATTTCAGTTTCACAATCTACTTGGATATACACCAAGCTCTTGATCAGAAACTCAATCCATTTGTCATCGACctatttaacaattgtatttctACTTGCAGGTTTTCCAGGTACGGAAAGTGCAGGGTACACAGACGGGGAAGATATtcgccatgaaggttttaaagaAGGTCCGTGCGATTCCTCTTAATCGTTCTTCTCAGCCGAAAGTATGTTCTAAACGTTGCCACGGTGCCAGGGCAAAATGTAGTATATCTAAATGCACAacttcctccacctccttccacccatccctcttttcactcatccctctctcctttatctccttGCCAGGCAAAGATCGTGTGTAACGCCAAGGACACGGCCCACACGCGTGCGGAGCGGGAGATTCTAGAGACGGTGCGGCACCCCTTCATCGTGGACCTGCTGTACGCCTTCCAGACCGGGGGTAAACTCTACCTCATCCTGGAGTGTCTCAGtggtgagagagggatgggagggagaggggacctGTTGTACGCTTTCAACCTCCTCCTGGAGGGAGGGGATCTGGGTAGGACAACCAATGTCTTATCTCTGAATCCTGGCACTTCAACTTTGACACTTATCTCCCTAAtcttgttgtttttgtttctttATCAGGTGGAGAACTGTTCATGCAGCTGGAGAAAGAAGGAATCTTCATGGAGGACACTgcctggtaagagagagagagagatgctcagCTTCAGGTTATCATTGGGAAAGGATACAAGTGAGGCTGAGGCCATAAACAGCAGTTTTAATTCCCATGTGAACGTTTtgtagaagaggaggagaagatgagaatAAGAGCTTGACCGTATGTCTTGTGCAATGTGTACGAGGAGGAGTGTTAATACATGTTTTTCTTTCTTTGGCAAATAGTTTTTATCTGGGTGAGATTGTGCTTGCTTTGGGACACCTCCACTCAAACGGAATCATCTACCGAGACCTGAAACCAGAGAATATCATGCTGAACCACcaaggtgtgtctgtctgttacatAAACtgggcaaaaaaaagaaacgtcctctcactgtcgactgcatttattttcagcaaacttaacatgtgtaaatatttgtatgaacttaacaagattcaacaactgagacatgcaCTGAacaagacatgtgactaacagaaattgaataatgtgtccctgaacgaagggggggggggggggtcaaaatcaaaagtaacagtctgtatctggtgtggccaccagcactgcagtacttaatgcagcatctcctcctcatggactgcaccagatttgcctgtttttgctgtgagatgttacccctctcttccaccaaggtacctgcaagttcccggacatttctggggggaatggccctagccctcaccatccgatccaacaggtcccagacgtgctcaatccgggctcttcgctggccatggcagaacactgacattcctgtcttacaggaaatcacacacagaacgagcagtatggctggtggcattgtcatgctggagggtcatgatgagcctgcaggaagggtaccacatgagggaggagggtgtcttccctgtaacgcactaCGTGcgatttcctgcaatgacaacaagctcagtccgatgatgctgtgatacaccgtcccagaccatgacTGACCCTCCCTCCAAATGaatcattccttcgacgataaacatgaatccaaccatcaccccatGTGAGACAGAACCGCAACTTgtcagtaaagagcactttttgccagtcctgtctggtccagcgacggtgggtttgtgggcacattgttgccggtgatgtctggcgaggacctgccttacaacaggcttataagcccttagtccagcctctctcagcctattgtggacagtcttagcaccgatggagggattgtgcgttcctggtgtaactcgggcagttgttgttgccatcttgtacctgtcctgcaggtgtactgttcggatgtaccgatcctgtgcaggtgttgttacacgtggtctgccactgcgaagaTGATCAGGTGTCAGTCCTATCTACCTGTAgggctgtcttaggcgtctcacagtacggacattgcaatttattgccctggacacatacctccttgcagcatgcctaaggcatgttcacgcagatgagtagggaccccgggcatctttcttttggtgtttttcagtcacagtagaaaagcctcttgagtgtcctaagttttcataactgtgaccttaattgcctactgtctgtaagctgttaagtgtcttaatgaccattccacaggtgcatgttcattagttgtttatgattcattgaacaagcatgtgaaacggtgtttaaaccctctacaatgaagatctgtgaagttatttggatttttacgaattatctttggaaagacagggtcctgaaacaGGGACATTTTTCTTTTTGAGTTTAGAAATCAATGTCACTGAGATGAAAATatgattttaaaataaaaaaaatataaaaaatagatAATTGATCTGCTATGGATTGGCTTTTGATTACAATTGACAGATATTGTATCTCTGTCTCCCAGGACACATCAAGCTGACTGACTTTGGCCTGTGTAAGGAGTCCATTCACGACGGCGCTGTCACGCACACCTTCTGTGGGACCATAGAGTACATGTGAGTGTAGTGCCACACTGATGTGAGATAAGGATGCTGTCTCTGAGTCAGCTGTCGCTCTGAGACTGCACATTCTTTGAATGACAGTAGGGGTCGCTGTATTAATCCTAgttcatctccccctcctccctgaaGTTAAGTGTGCATTTAAAAACATGACATTTGTCCATGGGCTACATGGTCTTCCACCATATTCCTTACACTAACTAAACTGGGCTCCCGAGctacgcagcggtctaaggcactgcaatttCAGTGCAGGAGGTATCACTATAGTCCCTGGTTcaaaatccaggctgtatcacatccggccgcgattgtgcgccgccctatgtgactcccaatcggcccagcgttgtccgggtttggcccggggtaggccgtcattgtaaataagaatttgttcttaacctagttaattaaaggttaaataaatacatgttatttTTCAAACTTTTTATGCGAGTAAGGTCATAccgtataaaaaaaaatatcacgACAACTATGatggtacaattttataaatgctgaCAGATAATTTGTTCCACCGacatgggatctttttgtgtcggtaaaattaatCATATGAGACATGGCAGTGGAAATGCTTTAAAGTGCAAATTATCAATATTataaccatcatattgaagtaaacttgggagtcataagatgatatggtgtgtgtggtcctcccactacgactcggaaAACATGCAGTTTATTAGACTGCAAATGAAATGACATGatcttcacagggtggtgaaagttcACATTGATATTGATGCTCCTAACCAATAAATAAAGAGTctgattctggtgacatgatgatcgatgcttgactgccgtttcacaaaatataaatatttgtcgCTCTATCCGTAATATAGTTTCATCATGCAGACTAGCCTACCCACACAGCCTACCTGcgctgtaggcctactgtatctgagttcacgtgccaagaccagagtaggcacgtttgctatttaacgcaacagtttttgtgacaaaactctagagttgaaaatgctatcgaaacacattgaacttttaGATTTTGATTTCGTACATGACAACTAAGTCATCCACACTGATTTTTATtccgtttggtggaaacaccactggtgggaaaatgtgcttATTTTATTTATTCTGATTTTTAGAATGTTCGCATAAAAATCTGTCGCATATTGGATTTTCTTTCAATCCATGAAGGGGAGTGAAAAGTTCACACTTTTAAAAGGTtgatcattgaatcacagccaaTACTGGGATTCTTCTACTGAAGTGTCTCTTCCCTGCGCTCTctatcccctcactctctttctctttctcagggCTCCAGAGATTCTGACGCGTACAGGACACAACCGGGCGGTGGACTGGTGGAGTCTTGGAGCCCTGATGTATGACATGATGACGGGCTCGgtgagagacggggggggggggggggggggggggggggggggggggggtgtaaagagGGATGGGGTGTACCATTTGAAAGACTTTTGACTCAAACATCTGTGGTCTTCTTGCCTGTCCCTGTCACTCCCCCATAGCCTCCGTTCACTGCTGAGAACAGGAAAA
This genomic stretch from Oncorhynchus kisutch isolate 150728-3 linkage group LG7, Okis_V2, whole genome shotgun sequence harbors:
- the LOC109894183 gene encoding ribosomal protein S6 kinase beta-2 isoform X1: MPVGRRSTALASVYCLPCQRAQMAGVFDIDLESDDLSDAEDDICDFTVAETDPVQTEEIELTSAIVNRDSERIGPDSFELLSVLGKGGYGKVFQVRKVQGTQTGKIFAMKVLKKAKIVCNAKDTAHTRAEREILETVRHPFIVDLLYAFQTGGKLYLILECLSGGELFMQLEKEGIFMEDTACFYLGEIVLALGHLHSNGIIYRDLKPENIMLNHQGHIKLTDFGLCKESIHDGAVTHTFCGTIEYMAPEILTRTGHNRAVDWWSLGALMYDMMTGSPPFTAENRKKTIDKILKCKVNLPPYLTLDARDMIKKLLKKSPSQRLGSSAADCKDIQKHPFFRHINWDDLLNKRCEPPYKPCLQSDEDVSQFDTRFTKQTPVDSPDDSTISHQHEHAFAGFTYVAPSVLESLKEGFSFEPRTRPVRRHNSSPRTPISPLKFSLPGSFAKSTGGSGGGESESDFLSQTSFRLPPTTPPTDNGATQPISTPGRNKKQKCNRR
- the LOC109894183 gene encoding ribosomal protein S6 kinase beta-2 isoform X2: MAGVFDIDLESDDLSDAEDDICDFTVAETDPVQTEEIELTSAIVNRDSERIGPDSFELLSVLGKGGYGKVFQVRKVQGTQTGKIFAMKVLKKAKIVCNAKDTAHTRAEREILETVRHPFIVDLLYAFQTGGKLYLILECLSGGELFMQLEKEGIFMEDTACFYLGEIVLALGHLHSNGIIYRDLKPENIMLNHQGHIKLTDFGLCKESIHDGAVTHTFCGTIEYMAPEILTRTGHNRAVDWWSLGALMYDMMTGSPPFTAENRKKTIDKILKCKVNLPPYLTLDARDMIKKLLKKSPSQRLGSSAADCKDIQKHPFFRHINWDDLLNKRCEPPYKPCLQSDEDVSQFDTRFTKQTPVDSPDDSTISHQHEHAFAGFTYVAPSVLESLKEGFSFEPRTRPVRRHNSSPRTPISPLKFSLPGSFAKSTGGSGGGESESDFLSQTSFRLPPTTPPTDNGATQPISTPGRNKKQKCNRR